A single Deinococcus depolymerans DNA region contains:
- a CDS encoding GlsB/YeaQ/YmgE family stress response membrane protein, whose protein sequence is MGWIITILVGALCGWLASLIMKTDAQQGAIANILIGIVGSLLAQFVFGNVLNIGGDVAGSGFSFWSIIWGVVGSVVLIAILKALRVLR, encoded by the coding sequence ATGGGTTGGATCATTACTATTCTGGTTGGTGCGCTGTGCGGTTGGCTCGCGAGCCTCATCATGAAGACGGACGCCCAGCAGGGTGCCATCGCCAACATCCTGATCGGGATCGTCGGTAGCCTCCTCGCGCAGTTCGTGTTCGGCAACGTGCTGAACATCGGCGGCGACGTGGCCGGCAGTGGCTTCAGCTTCTGGAGCATCATCTGGGGTGTGGTCGGCAGCGTCGTACTGATCGCCATCCTCAAGGCCCTGCGCGTCCTGCGCTGA
- the rpmB gene encoding 50S ribosomal protein L28, protein MAKVCEVCGKGPIVVNSVIRRGKARAAGGVGRKVTGVTKRVQKPNLQPLTVTRGGVSLRLRVCNKCRKAVA, encoded by the coding sequence ATGGCGAAAGTGTGCGAAGTGTGCGGTAAGGGACCGATCGTGGTCAACTCGGTCATCCGCCGCGGTAAGGCCCGCGCTGCGGGCGGCGTCGGTCGTAAGGTGACCGGCGTGACCAAGCGAGTTCAGAAGCCCAACCTGCAGCCCCTCACGGTCACCCGTGGCGGCGTCAGCCTGCGTCTGCGCGTGTGCAACAAGTGCCGCAAGGCCGTGGCCTGA
- a CDS encoding S-ribosylhomocysteine lyase: MANVESFDLDHTRVQAPYVRLAGVKTTPRGDSISKYDLRLLQPNQGAIDPAAIHTLEHLLAGYLRDHLNDVVDVSPMGCRTGMYMAVIGEPDEQGVLKAFEAALKDTAAHDRPIPGVSELECGNYRDHDLEAARGHARVALAQGLKVQETVLLKR; this comes from the coding sequence ATGGCGAACGTTGAATCCTTCGATCTGGACCACACCAGGGTCCAAGCCCCGTACGTGCGACTGGCGGGCGTGAAGACCACGCCGCGCGGCGACTCCATCAGCAAGTACGACCTGCGGCTGCTGCAACCCAACCAGGGGGCCATCGATCCGGCGGCCATTCACACGCTCGAGCACCTGCTGGCCGGCTACCTGCGCGATCACCTGAACGACGTGGTGGATGTCTCCCCGATGGGCTGCCGCACCGGCATGTACATGGCGGTCATCGGAGAGCCCGATGAACAGGGGGTACTGAAGGCCTTCGAGGCGGCCCTGAAGGACACGGCGGCGCACGACCGGCCCATTCCCGGTGTCAGTGAGCTGGAATGCGGCAATTACCGCGACCATGACCTCGAAGCGGCCCGCGGTCACGCCCGCGTCGCCCTGGCACAGGGACTGAAGGTCCAGGAGACGGTGCTGCTGAAGCGCTGA